One Vicia villosa cultivar HV-30 ecotype Madison, WI unplaced genomic scaffold, Vvil1.0 ctg.000479F_1_1_2_unsc, whole genome shotgun sequence genomic region harbors:
- the LOC131628786 gene encoding glutamine--fructose-6-phosphate aminotransferase [isomerizing] 1-like has product MRHLEGAYALIFKSSYYPNELIACKLGSPLLLGVKELEENKDNGSVFEENKFLSKDGKPKELFLSSDANAVVEHTKKVLVIEDGEVVHIKDGGVSILKYENDMGKPITSFSRASSVRRALSVLEMEVEQINKGHYEHYMQKEIHEQPESLTTTMRGRLIRGGSSKSKSVLLGGLKDHLKTIRRSRRIVFIGCGTSYNAALAARPIFEELSGIPVTMEIASDLLDREGPIYREDTAVFVSQSGETADTLLALQYALDNGALCVGVTNTVGSAIARNTHCGVHINAGAEIGVASTKAYTSQIVVMAMLSLAIGGDTISNKARREAIIDSLYDLPNKVREVLELDQEMKDLANLLIAEQSLLVFGRGYNYATALEGALKVKEVALMHSEGILAGEMKHGPLALVDESLPIVVIATRDACFSKQQSVIQQLHARRGRLIVMCSEGDAASVCPGKSCRTIEVPQVEDCLQPVINVVPLQLLAYHLTVLRGFNVDQPRNLAKSVTTQ; this is encoded by the exons GAATTGGAAGAAAATAAGGATAATGGCTCTGTTTTTgaggaaaataaattcctatCAAAAGATGGAAAGCCCAAGGAATTGTTTTTGTCCAGTGATGCCAATGCTGTGGTTGAGCATACCAAGAAAGTGCTAGTTATTGAGGATGGTGAAGTTGTGCATATCAAG GATGGCGGGGTTTCTATTTTGAAGTATGAGAATGACATGGGAAAACCCATCACTTCTTTCTCCAGAGCTTCTTCAGTGCGACGTGCATTATCTGTTcttgaaatggaggttgagcaAATAAATAAAGGACATTATGAGCATTACATGCAAAAGGAAATTCATGAGCAACCAGAGTCTCTAACAACCACAATGAGGGGGAGGCTTATACGTGGGGGATCTAGCAAATCCAAGTCGGTTCTGTTAGGTGGACTAAAGGATCACCTCAAAACTATCAGGCGAAGTAGAAGAATAGTTTTCATTGGTTGTGGAACAAGTTATAATGCTGCCTTGGCAGCTAGACCAATCTTTGAAGAACTTTCAG GTATTCCTGTTACTATGGAAATTGCTAGTGATTTATTGGATCGGGAGGGACCAATATACCGAGAAGATACAGCCGTTTTTGTTAGTCAATCCGGCGAAACTGCGGATACTTTACTTGCACTGCAATATGCTTTAGACAATGGTGCATTATGTGTTGGGGTAACAAATACTGTTGGTAGTGCAATAGCAAGGAACACACACTGCGGTGTTCATATAAATGCAGGTGCTGAGATTGGTGTGGCAAGTACCAAA GCATACACAAGCCAAATAGTAGTGATGGCCATGCTGTCTCTTGCAATAGGAGGCGATACTATTTCCAATAAAGCAAGAAGAGAAGCTATCATAGATAGTCTTTATGACCTACCAA ACAAAGTCAGAGAGGTGCTGGAGCTTGATCAAGAGATGAAGGATCTAGCAAATCTATTGATTGCTGAGCAGTCTCTTCTTGTCTTTGGGAGAGGATACAACTATGCAACCGCTCTGGAGGGAGCTTTGAAAGTAAAGGAAGTGGCACTTATGCATAGTGAAGGGATACTCGCAGGCGAAATGAAGCACGGTCCTTTGGCATTGGTCGATGAAAGTCTCCCAATTGTTGTTATTGCTACACGTGATGCTTGCTTCAG CAAACAGCAGTCTGTTATTCAGCAACTTCATGCCCGTAGAGGTCGTCTGATAGTTATGTGTTCAGAAGGGGATGCTGCTTCTGTATGCCCTGGTAAATCGTGTAGGACAATTGAAGTTCCACAGGTTGAGGATTGTCTTCAGCCTGTGATTAATGTTGTTCCATTACAG TTACTGGCATATCATCTCACCGTACTGAGGGGATTTAATGTCGACCAGCCTCGGAATCTTGCTAAGAGTGTTACGACGCAGTAA